The following coding sequences are from one Panicum hallii strain FIL2 chromosome 5, PHallii_v3.1, whole genome shotgun sequence window:
- the LOC112893114 gene encoding histone H2B.1: MAPKAEKKPAAKKPAEEEPAAEKAEKTPAGKKPKAEKRLPAGKSAGKEGGEGKKGKKKAKKSVETYKIYIFKVLKQVHPDIGISSKAMSIMNSFINDIFEKLAGEAAKLARYNKKPTITSREIQTSVRLVLPGELAKHAVSEGTKAVTKFTSS; this comes from the coding sequence ATGGCCCCCAAGGCGGAGAAGAAGCCGGCGGCGAAGAAGCCTGCGGAGGAGGAGCCCGCGGCGGAGAAGGCGGAGAAGACCCCGGCGGGGAAGAAGCCCAAGGCCGAGAAGCGGCTCCCCGCGGGCAAGTCCGCCGGCAAGGAGGGCGGCGAGGGCaagaaggggaagaagaaggcgaAGAAGTCGGTGGAGACCTACAAGATCTACATCTTCAAGGTGCTGAAGCAGGTGCACCCTGACATCGGCATTTCCTCCAAGGCCATGTCCATCATGAACTCGTTCATCAACGACATCTTCGAGAAGCTCGCCGGCGAGGCCGCCAAGCTCGCGCGCTACAACAAGAAGCCCACCATCACCTCCCGCGAGATCCAGACCTCGGTGCGCCTCGTCCTCCCCGGCGAGCTCGCCAAGCACGCCGTCTCCGAGGGCACCAAGGCCGTCACCAAGTTCACCTCATCTTAG
- the LOC112892261 gene encoding putative pentatricopeptide repeat-containing protein At5g59900 isoform X1, which produces MPPPPRRHPAGHTNAAPTTSDSGLVKLLADILHHTAPSTWPSALAAPLLRSRLTQAHVSSLLLLPASLSRPDLSRRFLLLLPPELVSPVSLSLLALSFLSSSPSPSSSASSPHAASLLLSLATSTPSASSSFSSLSNANSLATFRPGTATAATTLLASSYLRLRRARDAAAVLRLSLSSGIAMKQYTTSQILFALIKIRQFALARELFDEMLGTGVRVDEYVYTAGIRAYCETNNLDGAKDLLARMESKGINGSAVPYNVLMYGFCKNNRVHEAVEVKNGMVERGVTTDEVTYRTLVYGFCRTDELEMALETTDDMLRLGFVPSEASCSIMLDGLRKRGHVEEAFRLACHLGELGMVPNLFASNALMDKLCKDGRFSEAERLFTGMEKRGLQPNEVTYAILIHSLCKRGMMNDALHMFDRMREKGIRVTAYPYNSLINGYCQCDDFDQAWRFLREMVEKGLSPNAASYSPLIAGLCRKGDTGSAVELHNEMDRNGVSGNIYTLTALINCFCNDRNMDEAARLFDKMIDSSIVPSEVTFNVMIEGYCRAGNIRKAFELYDQMVDRGLTPDNYTYRSMISVLCLTLGALKAKEFVDDLENNCAVLNSFSLTALMHGLCKEGRLTETYHVWNVMGAQGVKLDLISFTAIMNGALKQNDNEKVSMLIREMEEKGLKPDIVFHTCMIDAHSKEANIAQALNCWDNMIADGCPPNVITYTVLINNLCRSGHLSSAEILCKEMLAGRFLPNSFTYNCFLDYLATEGELEKAKVLHAAMLEGCLANTVTFNTLIKGFCKVGQIQEAIDLMQKITESGFFPDCISYSTIINELCKMGDTNKAFGLWNEMLYKGLKPDIVAYNILIRWCSIHGEFDKGLGIYSDMFKNGVQPNWDTYRALFIGASLMVSSDPACLRPQAYQRETWCLES; this is translated from the exons ATGCCGCCTCCGCCACGGCGGCACCCCGCCGGCCACACTAACGCCGCGCCCACCACCTCTGATTCAGGTTTGGTCAAGCTCCTAGCCGACATCCTCCACCATACCGCGCCATCCACCTGGCCGTccgccctcgccgcgccgctgcTCCGCAGCCGCCTCACCCAGGCGCAtgtctcctcccttctcctcctcccggCCTCCCTCAGCCGGCCCGATCTCTCCCGCcgcttcctcctcctgctgccgcccgaGCTCGTCTCCCCggtctccctctccctcctcgccctctccttcctctcctcctcgccctccccCTCATCGTCTGCATCCTCCCCGCacgccgcctccctcctcctctccctcgcGACATCCACTCCGTCCGCGTCGTCCTCATTTTCGTCACTCTCAAATGCTAATTCACTCGCCACCTTCCGACCTGGCACCGCCACCGCTGCCACCACGCTTCTCGCCTCCTCATACCTCCGACTCCGCCGCGCCCGCGACGCCGCTGCCGTCCTACGCCTATCCCTGTCGTCCGGCATTGCTATGAAGCAGTATACCACTTCTCAGATATTGTTCGCTCTCATCAAGATCCGGCAGTTTGCTCTTGCCCGCGAACTGTTCGATGAAATGCTTGGGACAGGTGTTCGCGTGGACGAGTACGTTTACACGGCTGGAATTCGAGCTTATTGCGAGACAAATAATTTGGATGGCGCAAAGGATCTATTGGCAAGGATGGAAAGCAAGGGCATCAATGGCAGTGCTGTGCCATACAATGTGCTGATGTATGGTTTCTGCAAAAACAATCGTGTTCATGAGGCAGTGGAGGTGAAGAATGGCATGGTGGAGAGAGGAGTTACGACTGATGAAGTTACATACCGGACTCTAGTGTATGGGTTTTGTCGGACCGATGAACTTGAAATGGCATTGGAAACGACTGATGACATGCTTAGGCTGGGGTTTGTGCCATCAGAGGCCAGTTGCTCGATTATGCTTGATGGGCTACGGAAGAGAGGGCATGTCGAGGAGGCCTTCAGGTTAGCTTGTCACTTGGGTGAGTTGGGCATGGTACCCAACCTGTTTGCTAGTAATGCATTGATGGATAAACTGTGCAAGGATGGAAGATTTAGTGAGGCAGAAAGGCTATTCACAGGGATGGAAAAGAGGGGTCTTCAGCCAAATGAGGTGACCTATGCTATATTGATACATTCCCTGTGCAAGAGGGGAATGATGAATGATGCACTTCACATGTTTGATAGGATGAGGGAGAAGGGAATCAGAGTGACAGCCTACCCATACAACTCTTTAATTAATGGTTACTGCCAATGTGATGATTTTGACCAGGCATGGCGGTTTCTGAGAGAGATGGTTGAGAAGGGATTATCACCGAATGCAGCATCATATTCCCCCCTTATAGCTGGTTTATGCCGGAAAGGGGATACAGGCAGTGCAGTGGAGCTTCACAATGAGATGGACAGGAATGGTGTTTCAGGGAATATTTATACGCTTACAGCACTTATCAATTGTTTCTGCAACGACAGAAATATGGATGAAGCTGCTAGGTTGTTTGATAAGATGATTGACAGCTCCATAGTACCAAGTGAAGTGACTTTTAATGTCATGATAGAAGGATATTGCCGTGCAGGCAACATCAGGAAGGCATTTGAGTTATATGATCAAATGGTGGATAGGGGTCTAACACCTGATAATTACACTTACAGGTCAATGATTAGTGTACTTTGTTTGACGCTGGGTGCCTTGAAAGCAAAGGAATTTGTTGATGATCTAGAAAACAACTGTGCCGTGCTAAATAGCTTTAGCCTAACAGCACTTATGCATGGATTGTGTAAAGAAGGAAGGTTAACTGAAACATACCATGTTTGGAACGTGATGGGAGCGCAGGGGGTCAAGCTCGATCTTATCAGTTTTACTGCAATTATGAATGGAGCTCTGAAACAGAATGACAATGAAAAAGTAAGCATGTTGATTAGGGAAATGGAAGAAAAAGGTCTGAAGCCTGACATTGTGTTCCATACATGCATGATTGATGCGCATTCGAAGGAAGCAAATATTGCTCAAGCTTTAAACTGCTGGGATAACATGATAGCTGATGGATGTCCTCCAAATGTTATCACATATACAGTTTTAATAAATAATCTCTGCAGGTCTGGGCATTTGAGCAGCGCAGAGATCCTTTGTAAAGAAATGTTAGCTGGGCGCTTTCTTCCTAATAGTTTTACTTATAATTGCTTTCTTGATTATCTGGCAACTGAAGGAGAGCTGGAAAAGGCTAAAGTTCTACATGCAGCCATGCTTGAAGGCTGTTTAGCTAACACAGTGACATTTAACACATTAATCAAAGGGTTCTGTAAGGTTGGGCAGATCCAAGAGGCAATTGACCTTATGCAGAAGATCACTGAAAGCGGTTTCTTTCCTGATTGCATCAGCTATTCTACAATAATAAATGAACTCTGTAAGATGGGcgacacaaataaagcatttGGGCTCTGGAATGAGATGTTGTACAAGGGATTGAAGCCTGACATTGTGGCATACAATATTTTGATACGCTGGTGCAGTATTCATGGCGAATTTGATAAAGGTTTAGGAATTTATAGTGATATGTTTAAGAATGGGGTGCAACCAAACTGGGATACATATAGAGCTCTTTTCATAGGAGCTTCTTTGATGGTCAG CAGTGATCCAGCTTGCTTGAGGCCCCAAGCATATCAGAGGGAAACCTGGTGCTTGGAGTCTTGA
- the LOC112892261 gene encoding putative pentatricopeptide repeat-containing protein At5g59900 isoform X3 — MPPPPRRHPAGHTNAAPTTSDSGLVKLLADILHHTAPSTWPSALAAPLLRSRLTQAHVSSLLLLPASLSRPDLSRRFLLLLPPELVSPVSLSLLALSFLSSSPSPSSSASSPHAASLLLSLATSTPSASSSFSSLSNANSLATFRPGTATAATTLLASSYLRLRRARDAAAVLRLSLSSGIAMKQYTTSQILFALIKIRQFALARELFDEMLGTGVRVDEYVYTAGIRAYCETNNLDGAKDLLARMESKGINGSAVPYNVLMYGFCKNNRVHEAVEVKNGMVERGVTTDEVTYRTLVYGFCRTDELEMALETTDDMLRLGFVPSEASCSIMLDGLRKRGHVEEAFRLACHLGELGMVPNLFASNALMDKLCKDGRFSEAERLFTGMEKRGLQPNEVTYAILIHSLCKRGMMNDALHMFDRMREKGIRVTAYPYNSLINGYCQCDDFDQAWRFLREMVEKGLSPNAASYSPLIAGLCRKGDTGSAVELHNEMDRNGVSGNIYTLTALINCFCNDRNMDEAARLFDKMIDSSIVPSEVTFNVMIEGYCRAGNIRKAFELYDQMVDRGLTPDNYTYRSMISVLCLTLGALKAKEFVDDLENNCAVLNSFSLTALMHGLCKEGRLTETYHVWNVMGAQGVKLDLISFTAIMNGALKQNDNEKVSMLIREMEEKGLKPDIVFHTCMIDAHSKEANIAQALNCWDNMIADGCPPNVITYTVLINNLCRSGHLSSAEILCKEMLAGRFLPNSFTYNCFLDYLATEGELEKAKVLHAAMLEGCLANTVTFNTLIKGFCKVGQIQEAIDLMQKITESGFFPDCISYSTIINELCKMGDTNKAFGLWNEMLYKGLKPDIVAYNILIRWCSIHGEFDKGLGIYSDMFKNGVQPNWDTYRALFIGASLMVR; from the coding sequence ATGCCGCCTCCGCCACGGCGGCACCCCGCCGGCCACACTAACGCCGCGCCCACCACCTCTGATTCAGGTTTGGTCAAGCTCCTAGCCGACATCCTCCACCATACCGCGCCATCCACCTGGCCGTccgccctcgccgcgccgctgcTCCGCAGCCGCCTCACCCAGGCGCAtgtctcctcccttctcctcctcccggCCTCCCTCAGCCGGCCCGATCTCTCCCGCcgcttcctcctcctgctgccgcccgaGCTCGTCTCCCCggtctccctctccctcctcgccctctccttcctctcctcctcgccctccccCTCATCGTCTGCATCCTCCCCGCacgccgcctccctcctcctctccctcgcGACATCCACTCCGTCCGCGTCGTCCTCATTTTCGTCACTCTCAAATGCTAATTCACTCGCCACCTTCCGACCTGGCACCGCCACCGCTGCCACCACGCTTCTCGCCTCCTCATACCTCCGACTCCGCCGCGCCCGCGACGCCGCTGCCGTCCTACGCCTATCCCTGTCGTCCGGCATTGCTATGAAGCAGTATACCACTTCTCAGATATTGTTCGCTCTCATCAAGATCCGGCAGTTTGCTCTTGCCCGCGAACTGTTCGATGAAATGCTTGGGACAGGTGTTCGCGTGGACGAGTACGTTTACACGGCTGGAATTCGAGCTTATTGCGAGACAAATAATTTGGATGGCGCAAAGGATCTATTGGCAAGGATGGAAAGCAAGGGCATCAATGGCAGTGCTGTGCCATACAATGTGCTGATGTATGGTTTCTGCAAAAACAATCGTGTTCATGAGGCAGTGGAGGTGAAGAATGGCATGGTGGAGAGAGGAGTTACGACTGATGAAGTTACATACCGGACTCTAGTGTATGGGTTTTGTCGGACCGATGAACTTGAAATGGCATTGGAAACGACTGATGACATGCTTAGGCTGGGGTTTGTGCCATCAGAGGCCAGTTGCTCGATTATGCTTGATGGGCTACGGAAGAGAGGGCATGTCGAGGAGGCCTTCAGGTTAGCTTGTCACTTGGGTGAGTTGGGCATGGTACCCAACCTGTTTGCTAGTAATGCATTGATGGATAAACTGTGCAAGGATGGAAGATTTAGTGAGGCAGAAAGGCTATTCACAGGGATGGAAAAGAGGGGTCTTCAGCCAAATGAGGTGACCTATGCTATATTGATACATTCCCTGTGCAAGAGGGGAATGATGAATGATGCACTTCACATGTTTGATAGGATGAGGGAGAAGGGAATCAGAGTGACAGCCTACCCATACAACTCTTTAATTAATGGTTACTGCCAATGTGATGATTTTGACCAGGCATGGCGGTTTCTGAGAGAGATGGTTGAGAAGGGATTATCACCGAATGCAGCATCATATTCCCCCCTTATAGCTGGTTTATGCCGGAAAGGGGATACAGGCAGTGCAGTGGAGCTTCACAATGAGATGGACAGGAATGGTGTTTCAGGGAATATTTATACGCTTACAGCACTTATCAATTGTTTCTGCAACGACAGAAATATGGATGAAGCTGCTAGGTTGTTTGATAAGATGATTGACAGCTCCATAGTACCAAGTGAAGTGACTTTTAATGTCATGATAGAAGGATATTGCCGTGCAGGCAACATCAGGAAGGCATTTGAGTTATATGATCAAATGGTGGATAGGGGTCTAACACCTGATAATTACACTTACAGGTCAATGATTAGTGTACTTTGTTTGACGCTGGGTGCCTTGAAAGCAAAGGAATTTGTTGATGATCTAGAAAACAACTGTGCCGTGCTAAATAGCTTTAGCCTAACAGCACTTATGCATGGATTGTGTAAAGAAGGAAGGTTAACTGAAACATACCATGTTTGGAACGTGATGGGAGCGCAGGGGGTCAAGCTCGATCTTATCAGTTTTACTGCAATTATGAATGGAGCTCTGAAACAGAATGACAATGAAAAAGTAAGCATGTTGATTAGGGAAATGGAAGAAAAAGGTCTGAAGCCTGACATTGTGTTCCATACATGCATGATTGATGCGCATTCGAAGGAAGCAAATATTGCTCAAGCTTTAAACTGCTGGGATAACATGATAGCTGATGGATGTCCTCCAAATGTTATCACATATACAGTTTTAATAAATAATCTCTGCAGGTCTGGGCATTTGAGCAGCGCAGAGATCCTTTGTAAAGAAATGTTAGCTGGGCGCTTTCTTCCTAATAGTTTTACTTATAATTGCTTTCTTGATTATCTGGCAACTGAAGGAGAGCTGGAAAAGGCTAAAGTTCTACATGCAGCCATGCTTGAAGGCTGTTTAGCTAACACAGTGACATTTAACACATTAATCAAAGGGTTCTGTAAGGTTGGGCAGATCCAAGAGGCAATTGACCTTATGCAGAAGATCACTGAAAGCGGTTTCTTTCCTGATTGCATCAGCTATTCTACAATAATAAATGAACTCTGTAAGATGGGcgacacaaataaagcatttGGGCTCTGGAATGAGATGTTGTACAAGGGATTGAAGCCTGACATTGTGGCATACAATATTTTGATACGCTGGTGCAGTATTCATGGCGAATTTGATAAAGGTTTAGGAATTTATAGTGATATGTTTAAGAATGGGGTGCAACCAAACTGGGATACATATAGAGCTCTTTTCATAGGAGCTTCTTTGATGGTCAGGTAG
- the LOC112892261 gene encoding putative pentatricopeptide repeat-containing protein At5g59900 isoform X2, with amino-acid sequence MPPPPRRHPAGHTNAAPTTSDSGLVKLLADILHHTAPSTWPSALAAPLLRSRLTQAHVSSLLLLPASLSRPDLSRRFLLLLPPELVSPVSLSLLALSFLSSSPSPSSSASSPHAASLLLSLATSTPSASSSFSSLSNANSLATFRPGTATAATTLLASSYLRLRRARDAAAVLRLSLSSGIAMKQYTTSQILFALIKIRQFALARELFDEMLGTGVRVDEYVYTAGIRAYCETNNLDGAKDLLARMESKGINGSAVPYNVLMYGFCKNNRVHEAVEVKNGMVERGVTTDEVTYRTLVYGFCRTDELEMALETTDDMLRLGFVPSEASCSIMLDGLRKRGHVEEAFRLACHLGELGMVPNLFASNALMDKLCKDGRFSEAERLFTGMEKRGLQPNEVTYAILIHSLCKRGMMNDALHMFDRMREKGIRVTAYPYNSLINGYCQCDDFDQAWRFLREMVEKGLSPNAASYSPLIAGLCRKGDTGSAVELHNEMDRNGVSGNIYTLTALINCFCNDRNMDEAARLFDKMIDSSIVPSEVTFNVMIEGYCRAGNIRKAFELYDQMVDRGLTPDNYTYRSMISVLCLTLGALKAKEFVDDLENNCAVLNSFSLTALMHGLCKEGRLTETYHVWNVMGAQGVKLDLISFTAIMNGALKQNDNEKVSMLIREMEEKGLKPDIVFHTCMIDAHSKEANIAQALNCWDNMIADGCPPNVITYTVLINNLCRSGHLSSAEILCKEMLAGRFLPNSFTYNCFLDYLATEGELEKAKVLHAAMLEGCLANTVTFNTLIKGFCKVGQIQEAIDLMQKITESGFFPDCISYSTIINELCKMGDTNKAFGLWNEMLYKGLKPDIVAYNILIRWCSIHGEFDKGLGIYSDMFKNGVQPNWDTYRALFIGASLMVRCKINQSLNCCFI; translated from the exons ATGCCGCCTCCGCCACGGCGGCACCCCGCCGGCCACACTAACGCCGCGCCCACCACCTCTGATTCAGGTTTGGTCAAGCTCCTAGCCGACATCCTCCACCATACCGCGCCATCCACCTGGCCGTccgccctcgccgcgccgctgcTCCGCAGCCGCCTCACCCAGGCGCAtgtctcctcccttctcctcctcccggCCTCCCTCAGCCGGCCCGATCTCTCCCGCcgcttcctcctcctgctgccgcccgaGCTCGTCTCCCCggtctccctctccctcctcgccctctccttcctctcctcctcgccctccccCTCATCGTCTGCATCCTCCCCGCacgccgcctccctcctcctctccctcgcGACATCCACTCCGTCCGCGTCGTCCTCATTTTCGTCACTCTCAAATGCTAATTCACTCGCCACCTTCCGACCTGGCACCGCCACCGCTGCCACCACGCTTCTCGCCTCCTCATACCTCCGACTCCGCCGCGCCCGCGACGCCGCTGCCGTCCTACGCCTATCCCTGTCGTCCGGCATTGCTATGAAGCAGTATACCACTTCTCAGATATTGTTCGCTCTCATCAAGATCCGGCAGTTTGCTCTTGCCCGCGAACTGTTCGATGAAATGCTTGGGACAGGTGTTCGCGTGGACGAGTACGTTTACACGGCTGGAATTCGAGCTTATTGCGAGACAAATAATTTGGATGGCGCAAAGGATCTATTGGCAAGGATGGAAAGCAAGGGCATCAATGGCAGTGCTGTGCCATACAATGTGCTGATGTATGGTTTCTGCAAAAACAATCGTGTTCATGAGGCAGTGGAGGTGAAGAATGGCATGGTGGAGAGAGGAGTTACGACTGATGAAGTTACATACCGGACTCTAGTGTATGGGTTTTGTCGGACCGATGAACTTGAAATGGCATTGGAAACGACTGATGACATGCTTAGGCTGGGGTTTGTGCCATCAGAGGCCAGTTGCTCGATTATGCTTGATGGGCTACGGAAGAGAGGGCATGTCGAGGAGGCCTTCAGGTTAGCTTGTCACTTGGGTGAGTTGGGCATGGTACCCAACCTGTTTGCTAGTAATGCATTGATGGATAAACTGTGCAAGGATGGAAGATTTAGTGAGGCAGAAAGGCTATTCACAGGGATGGAAAAGAGGGGTCTTCAGCCAAATGAGGTGACCTATGCTATATTGATACATTCCCTGTGCAAGAGGGGAATGATGAATGATGCACTTCACATGTTTGATAGGATGAGGGAGAAGGGAATCAGAGTGACAGCCTACCCATACAACTCTTTAATTAATGGTTACTGCCAATGTGATGATTTTGACCAGGCATGGCGGTTTCTGAGAGAGATGGTTGAGAAGGGATTATCACCGAATGCAGCATCATATTCCCCCCTTATAGCTGGTTTATGCCGGAAAGGGGATACAGGCAGTGCAGTGGAGCTTCACAATGAGATGGACAGGAATGGTGTTTCAGGGAATATTTATACGCTTACAGCACTTATCAATTGTTTCTGCAACGACAGAAATATGGATGAAGCTGCTAGGTTGTTTGATAAGATGATTGACAGCTCCATAGTACCAAGTGAAGTGACTTTTAATGTCATGATAGAAGGATATTGCCGTGCAGGCAACATCAGGAAGGCATTTGAGTTATATGATCAAATGGTGGATAGGGGTCTAACACCTGATAATTACACTTACAGGTCAATGATTAGTGTACTTTGTTTGACGCTGGGTGCCTTGAAAGCAAAGGAATTTGTTGATGATCTAGAAAACAACTGTGCCGTGCTAAATAGCTTTAGCCTAACAGCACTTATGCATGGATTGTGTAAAGAAGGAAGGTTAACTGAAACATACCATGTTTGGAACGTGATGGGAGCGCAGGGGGTCAAGCTCGATCTTATCAGTTTTACTGCAATTATGAATGGAGCTCTGAAACAGAATGACAATGAAAAAGTAAGCATGTTGATTAGGGAAATGGAAGAAAAAGGTCTGAAGCCTGACATTGTGTTCCATACATGCATGATTGATGCGCATTCGAAGGAAGCAAATATTGCTCAAGCTTTAAACTGCTGGGATAACATGATAGCTGATGGATGTCCTCCAAATGTTATCACATATACAGTTTTAATAAATAATCTCTGCAGGTCTGGGCATTTGAGCAGCGCAGAGATCCTTTGTAAAGAAATGTTAGCTGGGCGCTTTCTTCCTAATAGTTTTACTTATAATTGCTTTCTTGATTATCTGGCAACTGAAGGAGAGCTGGAAAAGGCTAAAGTTCTACATGCAGCCATGCTTGAAGGCTGTTTAGCTAACACAGTGACATTTAACACATTAATCAAAGGGTTCTGTAAGGTTGGGCAGATCCAAGAGGCAATTGACCTTATGCAGAAGATCACTGAAAGCGGTTTCTTTCCTGATTGCATCAGCTATTCTACAATAATAAATGAACTCTGTAAGATGGGcgacacaaataaagcatttGGGCTCTGGAATGAGATGTTGTACAAGGGATTGAAGCCTGACATTGTGGCATACAATATTTTGATACGCTGGTGCAGTATTCATGGCGAATTTGATAAAGGTTTAGGAATTTATAGTGATATGTTTAAGAATGGGGTGCAACCAAACTGGGATACATATAGAGCTCTTTTCATAGGAGCTTCTTTGATGGTCAG ATGCAAAATCAATCAGTCGCTGAACTGTTGCTTCATATAG